The genomic DNA CTGTGGTCGATAACGCCCTGTCACTACTAGACGAGTATGGGAATAGAATAAAGAGTTCCTGGCCTAAATCATTCCCCGATTTGAACGAATTATTAAGAATAGCAGCAGTCTACCATGACCTGGGGAAGAACTACACGCCCTTTCAGAATGGCTTGAGGAAATCGATCAAAATCGATCCTCTTTCTGTATCATCACTGGATCCTCATATTCCGCACAGCTTTCTATCGGCTGCCTTCTTCCTTGCAGATGCGAGTGATCTCAAAATAGAGGATCTATGTCTCAAGGCATTACTTACAAGGGCCATATCCTTTCACCATCACCGGGATATCATGGAAAGACTGTTGGATCCGGACA from Mesotoga infera includes the following:
- a CDS encoding CRISPR-associated endonuclease Cas3'', whose product is MAGVVIYAKSKPPETLFVHTKAVVDNALSLLDEYGNRIKSSWPKSFPDLNELLRIAAVYHDLGKNYTPFQNGLRKSIKIDPLSVSSLDPHIPHSFLSAAFFLADASDLKIEDLCLKALLTRAISFHHHRDIMERLLDPDNELLKEVIKEDIQPNYERLAFMKELGIILNKPGFKGIKRILSSTWDSYWESVVRNNHDYQR